A genomic segment from Microbacterium sp. SORGH_AS_0428 encodes:
- a CDS encoding Rieske 2Fe-2S domain-containing protein gives MAHEDDALEHERASWKPSSGLAVTVSDPVNNPGLPPHRERVTDKDPAALKRAVRTVYTLFYLSVAASVWAVVAYMVFPIESGSIAAIRDNNLFIGLGIAFALLAIGVGAIHWSKAIMSDKEFIEPRHATRGRDTTREAVVEALTVANEESGFGRRAMIRNSLFAALVASVVPGVVLFRGLAPESSPENPYAGDPVHLLSHTMWKQGMRLAHDPSGRPIKASDVTLGSAFHVIPEELASLSHHDGYLEEKAKAIVLLMRMPQDVLIEAEDRKDWSYDGIVAYSKVCTHVGCPVALYEQQTHHLLCPCHQSQFDVSDGAKVIFGPAARPLPQLPIAVDDEGYLVARSDFTEPVGPSFWERH, from the coding sequence ATGGCACACGAGGACGACGCGCTCGAGCACGAGAGGGCTTCCTGGAAGCCCTCCAGCGGGCTCGCCGTGACGGTGTCCGACCCGGTGAACAACCCCGGTCTGCCGCCCCACCGCGAGCGCGTGACCGACAAGGACCCCGCCGCGCTGAAGCGCGCCGTCCGCACCGTGTACACGCTGTTCTACCTGTCGGTGGCGGCTTCCGTGTGGGCCGTGGTGGCCTACATGGTGTTCCCCATCGAGAGCGGCTCCATCGCGGCCATCCGCGACAACAACCTCTTCATCGGACTCGGTATCGCCTTCGCGCTGCTGGCCATCGGCGTGGGCGCGATCCACTGGTCGAAGGCGATCATGTCCGACAAGGAGTTCATCGAGCCGCGCCACGCGACGCGCGGCCGTGACACCACCCGCGAGGCGGTCGTCGAGGCTCTCACTGTCGCCAACGAGGAGTCCGGATTCGGACGCCGCGCGATGATCCGCAACTCGCTGTTCGCCGCTCTCGTCGCTTCCGTCGTCCCCGGCGTGGTCCTGTTCCGGGGCCTCGCTCCCGAGTCGAGCCCGGAGAACCCGTACGCCGGCGACCCGGTGCACCTGCTCAGCCACACCATGTGGAAGCAGGGCATGCGTCTCGCGCACGACCCGAGCGGTCGCCCGATCAAGGCATCGGATGTCACCCTCGGCTCCGCGTTCCACGTGATCCCGGAAGAGCTCGCCTCCCTCAGCCACCACGACGGCTATCTCGAGGAGAAGGCGAAGGCGATCGTGCTGCTCATGCGCATGCCGCAGGACGTGCTCATCGAGGCGGAGGACCGCAAGGACTGGTCGTACGACGGCATCGTCGCCTACTCCAAGGTCTGCACCCATGTCGGGTGCCCCGTCGCTCTCTACGAGCAGCAGACGCACCACCTCCTCTGCCCCTGCCACCAGTCGCAGTTCGACGTCTCCGACGGCGCGAAGGTCATCTTCGGCCCGGCCGCACGTCCGCTGCCGCAGTTGCCCATCGCGGTCGACGACGAGGGCTACCTCGTCGCCCGCAGTGACTTCACCGAGCCCGTCGGTCCGAGCTTCTGGGAGCGCCATTGA
- a CDS encoding cytochrome bc complex cytochrome b subunit — MPAGSSERSKPLGGRFVGAAANYLDERTSLSGLVKELGRKIFPDHWSFMLGEIALWSFVVVLLSGTFLTFFFQASMVETHYYGAYEPMRGIAMSAALESALHISFDVRGGLLVRQIHHWAALVFVAGIGVHMLRVFFTGAFRKPRELNWVIGFILFILAMAEGFTGYSLPDDLLSGNGLRIIDGMVKGIPVVGTWISFLLFGGEFPGTDIVGRLYTLHILLLPAILIALLALHLVLMIINKHTQFAGPARTNSNVVGYPMVPVYASKMGGFFFLTFGVIVLIASLFTINPIWNYGPYDPSPVSAGTQPDWYIGFADGALRLVPPHLEFVFLDRTWSWNILLPLGILGLFIVLVLIYPFIEAWITGDKREHHIAQRPRNAPTRTAIGAAGVTFYAVLWAAASSDIIATHFHLTMEGVIHTLQALLIVGPIIAYFVTKRLCIALQKKDREIALHGYESGRIVRLPGGEYIEVHQPVDEYERWKLVDFEVNEPLVVRPNAQGRIPWHQNMRASLSRWFFEDRLTPVTQAEVDAALAHQHHEIDHIDAEETAELEGAAQRAAAEGRPTVALHDKAEVEFPAPKFLEGAEKPETDDDKK; from the coding sequence ATGCCCGCAGGGTCCTCGGAGCGCAGCAAGCCCCTCGGCGGCCGATTCGTCGGTGCCGCCGCGAACTATCTGGATGAGCGCACCAGCCTGTCGGGTCTCGTCAAGGAGCTCGGTCGCAAGATCTTCCCCGACCACTGGTCGTTCATGCTCGGCGAGATCGCTCTGTGGAGCTTCGTCGTCGTGCTGCTGTCGGGCACGTTCCTGACGTTCTTCTTCCAGGCGTCCATGGTCGAGACGCACTACTACGGTGCGTACGAGCCGATGCGCGGTATCGCGATGTCCGCCGCCCTCGAGTCCGCCCTGCACATCTCGTTCGATGTGCGCGGCGGCCTGCTCGTGCGTCAGATCCACCACTGGGCCGCGCTCGTGTTCGTCGCCGGTATCGGCGTCCACATGCTGCGCGTGTTCTTCACCGGCGCGTTCCGCAAGCCCCGCGAGCTGAACTGGGTGATCGGTTTCATCCTGTTCATCCTCGCGATGGCGGAAGGCTTCACCGGCTACTCGCTCCCCGACGACCTCCTCTCCGGTAACGGTCTGCGCATCATCGACGGCATGGTCAAGGGCATCCCGGTCGTCGGCACCTGGATCTCGTTCCTGCTCTTCGGCGGCGAGTTCCCCGGCACCGACATCGTCGGGCGCCTCTACACGCTGCACATCCTGTTGCTGCCGGCCATCCTCATCGCACTGCTGGCGCTGCACCTCGTGCTCATGATCATCAACAAGCACACCCAGTTCGCCGGGCCCGCCCGCACGAACAGCAACGTGGTGGGCTACCCGATGGTCCCGGTGTACGCGTCCAAGATGGGCGGATTCTTCTTCCTGACCTTCGGTGTGATCGTCCTGATCGCCTCGCTCTTCACGATCAACCCGATCTGGAACTACGGCCCGTACGACCCCTCCCCCGTGTCGGCCGGTACGCAGCCGGACTGGTACATCGGCTTCGCCGACGGTGCGCTGCGCCTCGTCCCGCCGCACCTGGAGTTCGTCTTCCTCGACCGCACGTGGTCGTGGAACATCCTCCTGCCGCTGGGCATCCTGGGTCTGTTCATCGTCCTCGTGCTGATCTACCCGTTCATCGAGGCATGGATCACGGGCGACAAGCGCGAGCACCACATCGCGCAGCGTCCGCGCAATGCGCCGACGCGCACGGCCATCGGCGCGGCGGGTGTCACGTTCTATGCCGTGCTGTGGGCAGCCGCTTCGTCGGACATCATCGCGACGCACTTCCATCTGACGATGGAGGGCGTGATCCACACGCTCCAGGCCCTGCTCATCGTCGGCCCGATCATCGCCTACTTCGTGACGAAGCGCCTGTGCATCGCGCTCCAGAAGAAGGACCGCGAGATCGCGCTGCACGGCTACGAATCCGGCCGCATCGTGCGCCTTCCCGGTGGTGAGTACATCGAGGTGCACCAGCCCGTCGACGAGTACGAGCGCTGGAAGCTGGTGGACTTCGAGGTCAACGAGCCGCTCGTCGTGCGCCCCAACGCGCAGGGACGCATCCCGTGGCACCAGAACATGCGCGCATCGCTCTCGCGCTGGTTCTTCGAGGACCGCCTCACCCCGGTCACGCAGGCCGAGGTGGATGCCGCCCTCGCGCACCAGCACCACGAGATCGACCACATCGACGCCGAGGAGACCGCCGAGCTCGAGGGTGCCGCCCAGCGGGCCGCCGCCGAGGGCCGGCCGACCGTCGCCCTTCACGACAAGGCGGAGGTGGAGTTCCCCGCGCCGAAGTTCCTCGAGGGTGCTGAGAAGCCCGAGACGGACGACGACAAGAAGTGA
- the hpxO gene encoding FAD-dependent urate hydroxylase HpxO gives MRVIIIGAGIGGTSAAIALARLGHDVHVYDQIRENRPVGAALSLWPNGVKVLNWLGLGDQVAALGGRMDYMAYVDGLAGDEMCRFSLDPVTQQTGQRAYPVARADLQALLMDTVGADRIHLGMRMTGLSEADDVVAVTFEDGSTARADLVIGADGARSLTREYVLGTPTDRRYSGYTNFNGLVPVDARISPIDQWTTYVGEGKRVSVMPVAGDRFYFFFDVPQPSGIPYDRSEGVAPLREAFAGWTDGVQVLLDAIDPAASLNRVEIWDIDPFHTWTRGRVVLLGDSAHNTAPDIGQGACSALEDSFVLGLVFATTTLGVADALRRYEAARTARAGDLVLRARKRAAETHGFDPETTAAWYAGLRQETGENVIRGIVGNIVDSPVTIGGLLT, from the coding sequence GTGCGAGTCATCATCATCGGAGCAGGCATCGGCGGAACGAGCGCGGCGATCGCGCTCGCCCGCCTCGGCCACGACGTCCACGTCTACGACCAGATCCGTGAGAACCGCCCCGTGGGCGCCGCGCTGTCGCTGTGGCCGAATGGCGTCAAGGTCCTCAACTGGCTCGGCCTCGGCGACCAGGTGGCCGCTCTCGGCGGCCGCATGGACTACATGGCCTACGTCGACGGGCTCGCCGGAGACGAGATGTGCCGCTTCAGCCTCGACCCCGTGACCCAACAGACGGGGCAGCGCGCCTACCCGGTCGCCCGCGCCGACCTGCAGGCGCTGCTCATGGACACGGTGGGTGCCGACCGCATCCATCTGGGGATGCGGATGACCGGACTCTCCGAGGCGGATGACGTGGTCGCCGTGACATTCGAAGACGGCAGCACCGCCCGAGCCGATCTCGTGATCGGTGCAGACGGCGCACGGTCGCTGACGCGCGAGTACGTACTGGGTACGCCGACGGATCGCCGTTACTCGGGGTACACCAACTTCAACGGTCTCGTCCCGGTCGATGCCCGCATCTCCCCCATCGACCAGTGGACCACGTACGTCGGCGAAGGCAAGCGCGTCTCGGTCATGCCGGTCGCCGGCGACCGCTTCTACTTCTTCTTCGACGTCCCGCAGCCCTCGGGGATTCCGTACGACCGCAGCGAAGGCGTCGCCCCGCTGAGGGAGGCCTTCGCCGGGTGGACCGATGGCGTGCAGGTGCTGCTCGACGCGATCGACCCCGCAGCGTCGCTCAACCGGGTCGAGATCTGGGACATCGATCCGTTCCACACGTGGACGCGCGGGCGCGTCGTCCTCCTCGGCGACTCCGCGCACAACACCGCTCCCGACATCGGCCAGGGCGCCTGCTCGGCCCTCGAGGACAGCTTCGTGCTCGGTCTGGTCTTCGCCACAACGACTCTCGGCGTCGCGGACGCGCTCCGTCGATATGAAGCGGCCCGCACGGCGCGTGCCGGCGACCTCGTGCTCCGGGCGCGCAAGCGCGCGGCCGAGACCCACGGCTTCGATCCCGAGACGACCGCCGCCTGGTACGCGGGACTGCGTCAGGAGACCGGTGAGAACGTCATCCGCGGAATCGTCGGCAACATCGTCGACAGTCCCGTCACGATCGGTGGCCTCCTGACCTGA
- a CDS encoding rhodanese-like domain-containing protein, translated as MQDARSYFSTKLAHETDASDVFAARRAGEDIVLVDVRNAAAWDQGHISGAVHLPYREIAERAAELIPAGSSVVVYCWSPGCNAGTKGALAFTEAGYEVKEMIGGYEYWVREGYPAEDASGPLPRHRDPLVSIVTP; from the coding sequence ATGCAGGATGCACGCAGCTACTTTTCGACCAAGCTCGCCCACGAGACCGATGCCTCGGACGTCTTCGCCGCGCGGCGCGCTGGCGAGGACATCGTCCTCGTGGACGTGCGCAACGCCGCCGCCTGGGACCAGGGGCACATCTCCGGCGCCGTCCACCTTCCGTACCGCGAGATCGCGGAGCGCGCAGCGGAGCTCATTCCCGCCGGGTCCTCCGTCGTCGTCTACTGCTGGAGCCCCGGCTGCAACGCGGGCACCAAGGGTGCTCTCGCTTTCACCGAGGCCGGCTACGAGGTCAAAGAGATGATCGGCGGATACGAGTACTGGGTGCGCGAGGGATATCCCGCGGAGGACGCCTCCGGCCCCCTCCCGCGACACCGCGACCCGCTCGTCTCGATCGTCACGCCCTGA
- a CDS encoding protein phosphatase 2C domain-containing protein — MPIRLDAAAVSDIGRYRTSNQDAAFTASWGAAVADGVGGGPSGDLASAAFVHRLVPWPLAAKDAEQLLVQIREANWDLRAHVQRDPSLQGMATTFTGVFVAPEDRLLLAHTGDSRAYLLRHAQLRRETRDDSYVQALVDSGLLTPEAAASHPRRNIITASLGGGEEDVVSIAERDTVLGDRWLLCSDGVSDYLDDEEIGLTLLRHRSVADAAAALVALALDGGSRDNVTAVVCDVLDGEAAAEPATFSGSAGELFQENLDISA, encoded by the coding sequence GTGCCGATCAGGCTCGACGCGGCCGCCGTTTCAGACATCGGCCGATACCGCACGTCCAACCAGGATGCGGCGTTCACCGCATCCTGGGGGGCCGCCGTCGCCGACGGCGTCGGGGGAGGCCCCTCCGGGGATCTCGCTTCGGCGGCCTTCGTGCACCGGCTCGTGCCGTGGCCGCTGGCGGCGAAGGATGCGGAGCAGTTGCTGGTGCAGATCCGCGAAGCGAACTGGGACCTGCGCGCCCATGTGCAGCGCGATCCTTCGTTGCAGGGCATGGCGACGACGTTCACCGGCGTCTTCGTCGCCCCCGAGGACCGTCTGCTTCTCGCCCACACGGGGGACTCCCGCGCCTATCTCCTCCGCCACGCGCAGCTGCGTCGCGAGACGCGGGACGACTCCTACGTGCAGGCGCTCGTCGACAGCGGCCTGCTCACGCCTGAGGCTGCGGCATCCCACCCGCGCCGCAACATCATCACGGCGTCACTCGGCGGGGGCGAGGAAGACGTCGTGTCGATCGCGGAGCGCGACACGGTGCTCGGCGATCGCTGGCTCCTGTGCAGCGACGGCGTCAGCGACTACCTCGACGACGAGGAGATCGGCTTGACGCTGCTGCGGCATCGCAGCGTCGCCGATGCGGCAGCGGCACTCGTGGCGCTCGCTCTCGACGGCGGCTCACGCGACAACGTCACCGCCGTGGTGTGCGACGTGCTCGACGGAGAAGCCGCCGCGGAGCCCGCGACGTTCAGCGGCTCGGCGGGCGAGCTCTTTCAGGAGAACCTGGACATCTCCGCCTGA
- a CDS encoding cytochrome c oxidase subunit 4: MRTNINLWWILVGFFVFIDVVYTGWNILAHPDLAWHNAIEWVGSVALLFGALMALMIGFYTHRVYKAQQGELPEDTLTADIDDGDPELGEFSPWSWWPLVLAASAAVAAIGLAVGTWMLPIGLGIFAVAIVGWVYEYYRGYFAH, from the coding sequence GTGCGCACCAATATCAACCTGTGGTGGATCCTGGTCGGGTTCTTCGTCTTCATCGACGTCGTCTACACCGGCTGGAACATCCTCGCCCATCCTGATCTCGCCTGGCACAACGCCATCGAGTGGGTCGGCTCGGTCGCTCTGCTGTTCGGTGCCCTCATGGCGCTCATGATCGGGTTCTACACGCACCGGGTCTACAAGGCGCAGCAGGGTGAGCTCCCCGAGGACACGCTGACGGCCGACATCGACGACGGCGATCCCGAGCTCGGCGAGTTCAGCCCCTGGTCCTGGTGGCCGCTGGTTCTCGCAGCCTCCGCTGCAGTCGCGGCGATCGGTCTCGCGGTCGGCACCTGGATGCTCCCGATCGGTCTCGGCATCTTCGCCGTGGCGATCGTCGGCTGGGTGTACGAGTACTACCGCGGGTACTTCGCCCACTGA
- the ctaD gene encoding cytochrome c oxidase subunit I translates to MATTAPLQEAPSRPTTLPPRQAALLSSSRIEQKGNIIVKWITSTDHKTIGYMYLIASFLFFLLGGVMALIIRAELFEPGMQIIPTKEQYNQLFTMHGTIMLLMFATPLFAGFANAILPLQIGAPDVAFPRLNAFAFWLFLFGSTIAVAGFLTPAGAASFGWFAYQPLASASFTPGAGGNLWMLGLGISGFGTILGAVNFITTIVTMRAPGMTMWRMPIFSWNTLVTSILILLAFPVLAAAIFAAAADRVLGAHIYDPHNGGVLLWQHLFWFFGHPEVYIIALPFFGIVSEIFPVFSRKPIFGYKTLIYATIAIAVLSVAVWAHHMYVTGAVLLPFFAFMTMLIAVPTGVKIFNWIGTMWRGSVTFETPMVFSLGFLVSFVFGGLTGVILASPPLDFALSDSYFVVAHFHYVVFGTVVFAMFAGFYFWWPKWTGKMLNERLGYIHFWILFIGFHMTFLIQHWLGVDGMVRRYADYSSADGWTWQNQVSTIGSMILAASVIPFLLNVWITARTAPKVTVNDPWGYGGSLEWATSCPPPRHNFTSIPRIRSERPAFDLNHPEAAVPVGVGPAKDAPDAPVVDAADGEVK, encoded by the coding sequence ATGGCGACGACAGCCCCGCTTCAGGAAGCGCCTTCCCGCCCCACGACCCTGCCGCCGCGCCAGGCCGCTCTGCTGAGCTCCTCGCGGATCGAGCAGAAGGGCAACATCATCGTCAAGTGGATCACCTCCACTGACCACAAGACCATCGGGTACATGTACCTGATCGCGTCGTTCCTGTTCTTCCTCCTGGGCGGCGTGATGGCGCTGATCATCCGCGCCGAGCTGTTCGAGCCCGGGATGCAGATCATCCCGACCAAAGAGCAGTACAACCAGCTGTTCACGATGCACGGCACGATCATGCTGCTCATGTTCGCGACGCCGCTGTTCGCGGGCTTCGCGAACGCGATCCTGCCCCTGCAGATCGGTGCCCCGGACGTCGCGTTCCCGCGACTGAACGCGTTCGCCTTCTGGCTGTTCCTCTTCGGTTCCACGATCGCCGTCGCCGGATTCCTCACGCCCGCGGGCGCCGCATCCTTCGGCTGGTTCGCGTATCAGCCGCTCGCGAGCGCATCCTTCACACCAGGCGCCGGAGGAAACCTCTGGATGCTGGGGCTCGGCATCTCGGGCTTCGGAACGATCCTCGGCGCGGTGAACTTCATCACGACGATCGTCACGATGCGCGCACCCGGTATGACCATGTGGCGCATGCCGATCTTCTCGTGGAACACGCTCGTCACGAGCATCCTGATCCTGCTCGCGTTCCCCGTTCTGGCCGCGGCGATCTTCGCTGCTGCTGCGGACCGCGTGCTCGGCGCCCACATCTACGACCCGCACAACGGCGGCGTCCTGCTGTGGCAGCACCTGTTCTGGTTCTTCGGTCACCCGGAGGTCTACATCATCGCGCTGCCGTTCTTCGGCATCGTGTCGGAGATCTTCCCCGTGTTCAGCCGTAAGCCGATCTTCGGATACAAGACGCTGATCTACGCGACCATCGCCATCGCGGTGCTGTCGGTCGCCGTCTGGGCCCACCACATGTACGTGACGGGCGCGGTGCTGCTGCCGTTCTTCGCCTTCATGACGATGCTCATCGCGGTACCGACGGGTGTGAAGATCTTCAACTGGATCGGGACCATGTGGCGAGGATCCGTGACGTTCGAGACGCCGATGGTGTTCTCGCTCGGCTTCCTGGTGTCGTTCGTCTTCGGTGGCCTCACCGGCGTCATCCTCGCCTCGCCGCCGCTCGACTTCGCACTCAGCGACTCGTACTTCGTCGTCGCCCACTTCCACTACGTGGTCTTCGGAACCGTGGTGTTCGCGATGTTCGCCGGGTTCTACTTCTGGTGGCCGAAGTGGACGGGCAAGATGCTCAACGAGCGTCTCGGCTACATCCACTTCTGGATCCTGTTCATCGGCTTCCACATGACCTTCCTCATCCAGCACTGGCTGGGCGTCGACGGCATGGTCCGCCGTTACGCGGACTACTCGTCGGCAGATGGTTGGACGTGGCAGAACCAGGTGTCGACGATCGGGTCGATGATCCTCGCCGCATCGGTCATCCCGTTCCTGCTGAACGTCTGGATCACCGCGCGCACGGCGCCCAAGGTCACCGTCAACGACCCGTGGGGCTACGGCGGATCGCTGGAGTGGGCCACGAGCTGCCCGCCCCCGCGCCACAACTTCACGTCCATCCCGCGCATCCGTTCCGAGCGTCCCGCCTTCGATCTGAACCACCCCGAGGCCGCCGTCCCGGTGGGCGTGGGACCCGCGAAGGATGCCCCTGACGCCCCGGTCGTCGATGCGGCCGACGGAGAGGTCAAGTAA
- the coxB gene encoding cytochrome c oxidase subunit II, with translation MPSKRRIRLAVLPLGIATAAILAGCSPTQLHGFLPGFTEDGQAATNHTDMVAGLWVNSWIVLLAVGVITWGLMLWAMIAYRRRRGQTGLPVQLRYNMPIEIFYTIVPLILVVGFFAFTARDQATLETQTDDPDVSIVAIGKQWAWDFQYNGEEASGDDAVWSMGIQAQTDAAGNVDQSQLPTLYLPVDKSVKIKLESRDVIHSFWIIDFLYKKDMYIGRDNYWSFTPTREGTYAGKCAELCGEYHSMMLFNVKVVSDAEYEQYLESLRDKGQTGDIQDAYDRLGNLPGTGATAKGDE, from the coding sequence GTGCCTTCGAAACGTCGAATCCGACTAGCCGTTCTTCCGCTGGGGATCGCGACGGCTGCCATCCTCGCCGGATGCAGCCCGACCCAGCTGCACGGCTTCCTTCCCGGATTCACCGAAGACGGCCAGGCTGCGACGAACCACACCGACATGGTCGCCGGTCTGTGGGTCAACTCCTGGATCGTCCTGCTCGCCGTCGGCGTGATCACGTGGGGTCTGATGCTGTGGGCGATGATCGCCTACCGTCGTCGGCGCGGCCAGACGGGCCTGCCGGTCCAGCTGCGTTACAACATGCCGATCGAGATCTTCTACACGATCGTGCCGTTGATCCTCGTCGTCGGCTTCTTCGCCTTCACCGCGCGCGACCAGGCAACTCTCGAGACCCAGACCGACGACCCCGACGTGTCGATCGTCGCGATCGGCAAGCAGTGGGCGTGGGACTTCCAGTACAACGGCGAGGAAGCCTCCGGCGACGACGCCGTCTGGTCCATGGGCATCCAGGCCCAGACCGACGCCGCGGGCAACGTCGACCAGTCGCAGCTGCCGACGCTGTACCTGCCCGTCGACAAGAGCGTCAAGATCAAGCTCGAGTCCCGCGATGTCATCCATTCCTTCTGGATTATCGACTTCCTGTACAAGAAGGACATGTACATCGGCCGTGACAATTACTGGTCGTTCACGCCGACCCGTGAGGGCACGTATGCCGGCAAGTGCGCCGAGCTGTGCGGCGAGTACCACTCGATGATGCTCTTCAACGTCAAGGTCGTCAGCGACGCCGAGTACGAGCAGTACCTCGAGAGCCTGCGCGACAAGGGTCAGACCGGCGACATCCAGGACGCCTACGACCGACTGGGCAACCTGCCGGGCACCGGCGCAACCGCCAAGGGAGACGAGTGA
- the erpA gene encoding iron-sulfur cluster insertion protein ErpA, translated as MTDTALSNEATARAHGVALTDDAAAKVKNLLEQEGRDDLRLRVAVQPGGCSGLIYQLYFDERLLDGDETVDFDGVEVVVDDMSVPYLDGAKIDFKDTISEQGFTIDNPNAAGSCACGDSFH; from the coding sequence ATGACCGACACCGCCCTGTCGAACGAAGCGACGGCCCGCGCACACGGCGTGGCCCTCACCGACGACGCCGCCGCCAAGGTGAAGAACCTGCTCGAGCAGGAAGGCCGCGACGATCTGCGTCTGCGTGTGGCCGTCCAGCCCGGTGGATGCAGCGGACTGATCTATCAGCTCTACTTCGACGAGCGCCTGCTCGACGGCGACGAGACGGTCGACTTCGACGGCGTCGAGGTCGTCGTGGACGACATGAGCGTCCCGTACCTCGACGGCGCGAAGATCGACTTCAAGGACACCATCTCGGAGCAGGGGTTCACCATCGACAACCCCAACGCTGCGGGATCCTGCGCCTGCGGCGACAGCTTCCACTGA
- a CDS encoding dipeptidase: protein MTSENPRNGAVHEAAAAGIPVALADLGALVRIPSIAWPAFDQDALVRSAEAIAALAEGIGIFDSVEIARSAVPGTDEVGQPAILATRTARGGAPTVLLYAHHDVQPPGDDALWETPPFEPTVREGRLYGRGAADDKAGVMAHIAALRAIHEVYGDDLELGIALFIEGEEEYGSRSFAQFLADHRDQLRSDVIVVADSGNWDAVTPALTVSLRGNARFTLTVRTLEHASHSGMFGGAVPDATMAAIKLLATLWDDEGAVAVAGLTERDAPTPEYTEQTLRSEAGLPAGVTPIGRGTILSRIWNKPSVTVTGIDATSVAAASNTLAPEISVVVSARVAPGQSASEAYAAIEEHLRRHAPFGAELTFSDIDLGDGFLVDTEGWAVEVARTSLATGYGVDPVDVGVGGSIPFIADLVEQFPGAQILVTGVEDPHSRAHSPNESLHLDTFRHAVLAEAALLESLNERR, encoded by the coding sequence ATGACCTCCGAGAATCCCAGGAACGGGGCCGTTCACGAAGCGGCCGCCGCCGGCATCCCCGTCGCCCTCGCTGATCTGGGTGCGCTCGTGCGCATCCCTTCGATCGCGTGGCCCGCCTTCGACCAGGACGCGCTCGTGCGCAGCGCCGAGGCGATCGCCGCGCTTGCGGAGGGGATCGGGATCTTCGATTCGGTGGAGATCGCCCGTTCGGCCGTGCCCGGGACGGATGAGGTAGGTCAGCCGGCCATTCTCGCCACGCGCACCGCGCGCGGCGGTGCGCCGACCGTGCTCCTCTACGCCCATCACGACGTGCAGCCGCCCGGAGACGACGCCCTCTGGGAGACACCCCCCTTCGAGCCCACGGTGCGCGAGGGGCGCCTGTACGGACGCGGCGCCGCGGACGACAAGGCGGGGGTGATGGCGCACATCGCCGCCTTGCGCGCGATCCACGAGGTGTACGGAGACGACCTCGAGCTCGGCATCGCCTTGTTCATCGAGGGAGAAGAGGAGTACGGCTCCCGCTCCTTCGCACAGTTCCTCGCCGATCACCGCGACCAGCTGCGCTCCGATGTGATCGTCGTCGCCGACTCGGGCAACTGGGATGCGGTCACTCCCGCGCTGACGGTGTCGCTGCGCGGCAACGCGCGCTTCACACTCACGGTGCGCACCCTCGAGCATGCTTCGCACTCGGGGATGTTCGGCGGCGCCGTCCCCGACGCGACGATGGCAGCCATCAAACTGCTCGCGACGCTCTGGGACGACGAGGGCGCCGTCGCCGTCGCGGGTCTCACGGAGCGCGACGCGCCCACGCCGGAGTACACCGAACAGACCCTGCGCTCGGAGGCCGGTCTTCCGGCCGGCGTCACGCCCATCGGACGCGGCACGATCCTGTCGCGCATCTGGAACAAGCCGTCCGTGACGGTGACGGGCATCGACGCGACGAGTGTCGCCGCCGCATCCAACACGTTGGCGCCGGAGATCTCCGTCGTCGTGAGCGCCCGTGTGGCTCCCGGGCAATCGGCGAGCGAGGCGTATGCCGCGATCGAGGAGCACCTGCGTCGTCACGCTCCGTTCGGCGCGGAGCTGACCTTCTCCGACATCGATCTCGGCGACGGCTTCCTCGTCGACACCGAGGGCTGGGCCGTCGAGGTGGCCCGCACGAGCCTCGCCACCGGCTACGGGGTCGACCCCGTCGATGTCGGCGTGGGCGGATCCATCCCGTTCATCGCCGATCTCGTGGAGCAGTTCCCCGGCGCGCAGATCCTGGTGACCGGCGTGGAGGATCCGCATTCCCGGGCTCACAGCCCGAACGAGTCGCTGCACCTCGACACCTTCCGGCACGCCGTGCTGGCCGAGGCGGCTCTGCTGGAGTCGTTGAACGAACGGCGCTGA
- a CDS encoding DUF3043 domain-containing protein, with the protein MAKTSADSAAHDAPSTPTTGKGRATPTRAEREAARKRPLVADTKEAKARARAELRERQEKARIGMANGDDRYLQARDKGPQRRFVRDWVDSTWHVAELVMPIMVAVLLLMFVGIPALQIYAYLVLWAFIIVAVLDMVITSIRVKRAARAKFGEDRIEKGLGFYGAMRTVQMRFMRLPKPQVKRGQRPA; encoded by the coding sequence GTGGCCAAGACCTCTGCCGACTCCGCCGCGCACGACGCGCCGAGCACTCCGACAACCGGCAAGGGGCGCGCGACGCCCACCCGCGCCGAGCGCGAAGCCGCGCGCAAGCGCCCCCTCGTCGCCGACACGAAGGAGGCCAAGGCCCGCGCCCGCGCCGAGCTGCGAGAGCGGCAGGAGAAGGCGCGCATCGGCATGGCCAACGGCGATGACCGTTACCTGCAGGCCCGCGACAAGGGTCCGCAGCGCCGCTTCGTCCGCGACTGGGTCGACTCCACGTGGCATGTCGCGGAGCTCGTGATGCCGATCATGGTCGCGGTGCTCCTGCTCATGTTCGTGGGCATCCCGGCGCTCCAGATTTACGCGTACCTGGTCCTGTGGGCCTTCATCATCGTGGCGGTCCTCGACATGGTGATCACCTCGATCCGGGTCAAGCGCGCCGCACGTGCGAAGTTCGGCGAGGACCGCATCGAGAAGGGACTCGGCTTCTACGGCGCCATGAGGACGGTCCAGATGCGCTTCATGCGTCTGCCCAAGCCCCAGGTGAAGCGCGGACAGCGTCCCGCCTGA